In one Diabrotica virgifera virgifera chromosome 5, PGI_DIABVI_V3a genomic region, the following are encoded:
- the LOC126885408 gene encoding uncharacterized protein LOC126885408 has protein sequence MEIVRYPGVVSTIRSLLCYTPEDSNFLSTAGWNYPNSLHLSEDTFSLLIPIKHIFNIFNDYNKLTYGRQMFRFVRARNDRNCIVVQEPSGSTTVTTVSLTIASMELKVKHAVPNDDVKIDLMTPIKNNTPITIPFRKWELNELPSVTAGSRREIWSVKTTSAVERPRYIIVAFQTSKRDDIHAAPT, from the coding sequence ATGGAAATCGTTCGATATCCAGGTGTAGTCAGCACTATCCGCAGTTTGTTGTGTTACACACCTGAAGATTCCAATTTTCTCAGTACTGCAGGATGGAACTATCCGAATTCTCTTCATTTATCGGAGGACACCTTTAGTTTACTGATTCCAATCAaacatatttttaacattttcaacgaTTACAATAAATTAACCTATGGTCGTCAAATGTTTCGGTTTGTACGAGCACGTAATGATAGAAACTGCATTGTTGTCCAAGAACCTAGTGGTTCCACAACAGTAACAACAGTATCATTAACCATCGCCAGCATGGAACTCAAGGTCAAACATGCCGTTCCCAATGATGATGTGAAAATCGACTTAATGACTCCGATTAAGAATAATACACCGATAACTATACCTTTTCGTAAATGGGAGCTCAATGAACTACCTTCAGTTACGGCAGGATCTCGACGAGAGATATGGAGTGTAAAGACAACTTCAGCTGTTGAACGTCCACGCTATATCATTGTAGCTTTTCAAACTTCTAAACGAGATGATATTCACGCTGCTCCAACGTGA